The following coding sequences lie in one Cygnus olor isolate bCygOlo1 chromosome 8, bCygOlo1.pri.v2, whole genome shotgun sequence genomic window:
- the PTCH2 gene encoding protein patched homolog 2, with the protein MVGGYRVREGHLVMGSGYGKTVGLMGGAAGGGRRRAPRTGTGTGTAEPDGGRARPHLTRGCPRPAAAPRHAGRAPRAAAAAPSRPPQAGPRGQGRRPKGPAVAAGPLAGAALRPGLPDPAALRKVLFVGLLLFGALAVGLRVASVETDIEHLWVEAGSRVSQELRYTKEKLGEESIYTSQMLIQTPKREGENILTQEALQLHLEAALAASKVQVSLYGKSWDLNKICYKSGVPIIENGMIERMIEKLFPCVILTPLDCFWEGAKLQGGSAYLPGRPDIQWSNLDPLQLMEELGQFTSLEGFKELLDKAEVGQAYMERPCLDPRDPQCPPSAPNKQSQQSPDIPAELSGGCHGFSRKFMRWQEELILGGTTKDSQGKLLSAEALQTMFLLMSPRQLFEHFKDDYEIHDISWSEEKAGAILEAWQRKFVELAQDSIPPNATQSVHAFSTTTLNDIMKSFSDVSAIRVAGGYLLMLAYACVTMLRWDCSKSQGAVGLAGVLLVALSVASGLGLCSLLGISFNAATTQVLPFLALGIGVDDMFLLAHAFTETSQHVPFKERTGECLRRTGTSVALTSVSNMIAFFMAALVPIPALRAFSIQAAVVVVFNFAMVLFIFPAILSMDLHRREKRRLDILCCFYSPCSSRVIQIQPQEFADANDNHASHPSPYGHPGVATSTQITTTVQAFTQCDPSGHHIVTVLPPTSQVCTSPAVLLPPADPLGSQVFTPSSSTRDLLAQLDEAKGGRECVPLPFCRWSLSDFAREKYAPLLLRTQTKAVVVVLFLALLGLSLYGTTMVHDGLYLTDIVPRDTKAHAFISAQFKYFSFYNMFIVTKGGFHYPGAQAALLSLHQAFSTVKYVVREGNHDLPKMWLHYFQDWLRGLQATFDRDWQAGRITHDSYRNGSEDGALAYKLLIQTGNKKEPFNFNQLTTRRLVDENGIIPPDTFYICLTVWASNDPLGFAASQANFYPPPPEWIHDKYDTTGENLRIPAAQPLEFAQFPFYLSGLRRTADFVEAIESVRAICREAAQRHGVLSYPSGYPFLFWEQYIGLRHWFLLAISILLACTFLVCALLLLNPWTAGIIVSILAMMAVELFGIMGLMGIKLSAIPVVILIASVGIGVEFTVHVALGFLTAAGSRNVRSAAALEHTFAPVMDGAVSTLLGVLMLAGSEFDFIMRYFFAVLTILTLLGLLNGLVLLPVLLSVIGPPPEASPMDNGPRLPPPEPVSPCLGPGGLYIRRAPAWPAAFTDTSDTECYGDGVGPGSPRGPFIVPPAPAHILLEAGKDPSFPRITVLKPYKDSPEVQGKKEPPQPAPPLPFREPCPAPPRDYPRPAAPPRPGQPCSPGTRPAPRATLPSYSTHLQGPAGSYTTVTATASVTVALHPTLPGSYPGFGAEADSLEEPGVPSAVPEAFEMQSLGGHGAGARR; encoded by the exons ATGGTGGGTGGGTACCGGGTACGGGAGGGACACCTGGTTATGGGGAGCGGTTATGGGAAGACGGTTGGCCTTatggg aggcgcggcgggcggcgggcggcgcaGAGCCCCgcgcaccggcaccggcaccggcaccgccgAGCCCGATGGGGGCCGCGCTCGGCCCCACTTAACGCGGGGGtgcccccgccccgcagccgccccccgCCATGCCGGCAGagccccccgcgccgccgccgccgctccgaGCCGCCCGCCGCAAGCCGGCCCCCGAG GGCAGGGCCGGCGGCCGAAAGGCCCCGCTGTGGCTGCGGGCCCGCTTGCAGGCGCTGCTCTTCGCCCTGGGCTGCCGGATCCAGCGGCACTGCGGAAGGTGCTCTTcgtggggctgctgctcttcGGGGCGCTGGCCGTGGGGCTGCGGGTGGCCTCCGTCGAGACCGACATCGAGCACCTCTGGGTGGAAG CGGGCAGCCGCGTCAGCCAGGAGCTCCGCTACACGAAGGAGAAACTGGGCGAGGAGTCCATCTACACGTCCCAGATGCTGATCCAGACCCCGAAGCGGGAAGGGGAGAACATCCTGACGCAGGAGGCCCTGCAGCTCCACCTCGAGGCGGCCCTGGCTGCCAGCAAAGTGCAAGTCTCGCTGTACGGAAA ATCATGGGATTTGAACAAGATCTGCTACAAGTCGGGCGTCCCCATCATCGAGAATGGCATGATCGAGAGG ATGATTGAGAAGCTGTTCCCCTGCGTGATCCTGACGCCGCTGGACTGCTTCTGGGAAGGGGCCAAGCTGCAGGGAGGCTCAGCCTACCTCCC GGGCCGCCCTGACATCCAGTGGAGCAACCTGGACCCTCTGCAGCTgatggaggagctggggcagtTCACGTCCTTGGAAGGCTTCAAGGAGCTGCTGGACAAGGCAGAGGTGGGGCAGGCTTACATGGAGCGGCCCTGCCTggacccccgggacccccagtgtccccccagcgcccccaacaagcagagccagcag AGCCCCGACATCCCGGCAGAGCTCTCGGGGGGCTGCCACGGCTTCTCCAGGAAATTCATGCgctggcaggaggagctgaTCTTAGGTGGCACAACCAAAGACTCCCAAGGCAAGCTGCTGAG CGCCGAGGCCCTGCAGACCATGTTCCTCCTCATGAGCCCCCGGCAGCTGTTCGAGCACTTCAAGGACGACTACGAGATCCACGACATCAGCTGGAGCGAGGAGAAGGCGGGTGCCATCCTGGAGGCCTGGCAGAGGAAATTTGTGGAG CTGGCGCAGGACTCCATCCCGCCCAACGCCACGCAGAGCGTCCATGCTTTCTCCACCACCACGCTCAACGACATCATGAAGTCCTTCTCCGACGTCAGCGCCATCCGGGTGGCCGGGGGTTACCTCCTCATG CTGGCCTACGCCTGCGTCACCATGCTGCGGTGGGACTGCTCCAAGTCCCAGGGGGCCGTGGGCCTGGCCGGGGTCCTGCTGGTGGCCCTCTCCGTGGCCTCTGGCCTGGGGCTTTGCTCGCTGCTCGGCATCTCCTTCAACGCGGCCACCACGCAG GTCCTGCCCTTCCTGGCCCTCGGTATCGGCGTGGACGACATGTTCCTCCTGGCTCACGCCTTCACCGAGACCAGCCAGCACGTCCCCTTCAAG GAGCGGACGGGCGAGTGCCTGAGGCGCACGGGGACCAGCGTGGCTCTCACCTCCGTCAGCAACATGATCGCCTTCTTCATGGCAGCCCTGGTGCCCATCCCTGCCCTGCGCGCCTTCTCCATCCAG GCGGCGGTGGTCGTGGTCTTCAACTTCGCCATGGTGCTGTTCATCTTCCCCGCCATCCTGAGCATGGACCTGCACCGGCGGGAGAAGCGCCGGCTCGACATCCTCTGCTGCTTCTACAG CCCTTGCTCCTCACGGGTCATCCAGATCCAACCCCAGGAGTTCGCAGACGCCAACGACAACCATGCCTCCCACCCGTCCCCCTACGGGCACCCCGGCGTGGCCACCAGCACCCAGATCACCACCACCGTGCAGGCCTTCACCCAGTGTGACCCCTCGGGCCACCACATCGTCACCGTCCTGCCGCCCACCTCCCAGGTGTGCACCTCGCCCGCTGTGCTCCTGCCGCCCGCCGACCCGCTGGGCTCGCAGGTCTTCACCCCCTCCAGCTCCACGCGGGACCTCCTGGCCCAGCTGGACGAGGCCAAGGGTGGGCGCGAGTGCGTTCCCCTGCCCTTCTGCCGCTGGAGCCTCTCCGACTTCGCCCGCGAGAAGTACGCCCCGCTCCTGCTGCGCACCCAGACCAAG gcggtggtggtggtgctctTCCTggcgctgctggggctgagcctcTACGGCACCACCATGGTGCACGACGGGCTCTACCTGACGGACATCGTGCCGCGGGACACCAAGGCGCACGCCTTCATCTCGGCCCAGTTCAAGTACTTCTCCTTCTACAACATGTTCATCGTCACCAAGGGCGGCTTCCACTACCCGGGCGCCCAGGCCGCCCTGCTCAGCCTGCACCAGGCCTTCAGCACTGTCAAGTACGTGGTGCGCGAGGGCAACCACGACCTGCCCAAGATGTGGCTCCACTACTTCCAGGACTGGCTGCGAG GGCTCCAGGCCACCTTCGACAGGGACTGGCAAGCCGGGCGCATCACCCACGACAGCTACCGCAACGGCTCCGAGGACGGGGCGCTGGCGTACAAGCTCCTCATCCAGACGGGCAACAAGAAGGAGCCCTTCAACTTCAACCAG CTGACCACGCGGCGGCTGGTGGATGAAAACGGCATCATCCCCCCGGACACCTTCTACATCTGCCTGACGGTGTGGGCCAGCAACGACCCCCTGGGCTTCGCCGCCTCGCAGGCCAACTTCTACCCGCCGCCCCCCGAGTGGATCCATGACAAGTACGACACCACGGGCGAGAACCTGCGAA tcCCAGCAGCCCAGCCGCTGGAGTTCGCCCAGTTCCCCTTCTACCTGAGCGGGCTGCGTCGCACGGCCGACTTCGTGGAGGCGATCGAGAGCGTGCGGGCCATCTGCCGGGAGGCCGCCCAGCGCCACGGGGTGCTGAGCTACCCCAGCGGCTACCCCTTCCTCTTCTGGGAGCAGTACATCGGCCTGCGCCACTGGTTCCTGCTGGCCATCAGCATCCTGCTGGCCTGCACCTTCCTCGTCTgcgccctgctgctgctcaacCCCTGGACGGCCGGCATCATC gTCTCCATCTTGGCCATGATGGCAGTGGAGCTGTTTGGCATCATGGGGCTGATGGGCATCAAGCTGAGCGCCATCCCCGTGGTCATCCTCATCGCCTCGGTGGGCATTGGCGTGGAGTTCACCGTCCACGTGGCTTTG GGcttcctgacagcagcagggagcaggaacGTGCGCTCGGCCGCGGCGTTGGAGCACACCTTCGCCCCCGTGATGGACGGCGCCGTCTCCACCCTCCTGGGCGTCCTCATGTTGGCCGGCTCCGAGTTTGACTTCATCATGAG GTACTTCTTTGCGGTGCTCACCATCCTGacgctgctggggctgctcaacgggctggtgctgctgcccgtCCTGCTCTCCGTCATCGGACCACCCCCCGAG GCATCCCCCATGGATAACGGCCCCCGCCTGCCCCCTCCGGAGCCGGTGTCCCCGTGCCTCGGCCCCGGGGGTCTGTACATCCGCCGTGCCCCAGCCTGGCCCGCCGCCTTCACCGACACCTCGGACACGGAGTGCTACGGGGACGGCgtggggccgggcagcccccggggaccCTTCATtgtgccccccgccccggcacACATCCTGCTGGAGGCCGGCAAGGACCCCAGCTTCCCCCGCATCACC gtGCTGAAGCCCTACAAGGACAGCCCGGAGGTCCAGGGGAAGAAGGAGCCACCCCAGCCCGCACCCCCGCTGCCTTTCAGGGAGCCGTGCCCCGCACCGCCCAGAGACTACCCGCGCCCCGCGGCACCGCCACGGCCGGGCCAGCCCTGCTCGCCCGGCACCCGGCCAGCCCCGCGGGCCACCCTGCCCTCCTACAGCACCCACCTGCAGGGCCCCGCCGGCAGCTACACCACCGTCACGGCCACCGCCTCGGTGACGGTGGCCCTGCACCCCACGCTGCCCGGCTCCTACCCCGGTTTCGGCGCGGAGGCGGACAGCCTGGAGGAGCCCGGGGTGCCCAGCGCCGTGCCCGAAGCCTTCGAGATGCAGAGCCTGGGAGGCCACGGGGCGGGCGCCCGGCGCTAG